AAAATCAAACTGGTTATTGACTAATATTCTTTACATAATCAAgcacacataatcatgcattcgaCCAGGAAACAGAAAATACAGTAATAATAGGGCCATGTTACCTTCCAGACCTGCCTTTCACTTTTATACAGTGGATCTCTAGGTGCATCAATGGGTGGTTCAGTAACATTGTAGCATCCATAATCAGTCATTGCACAGCGAATGTACTATATTTTTTCCAAAGAGGAAAAAAACACCAATGAATATGAATTAAGTCAAAATAATCTCAAGATACATTTGAGTTTTAGAAAATGAAGATGCATTGCAGGATCTTTAGCATGTACATTTAAtgcaaatattttcatttttagagatAAATACCTTCTTAGGCATCGGAGCAAGAACCTTAGGAATTGCATAAACATCTGTATCTGGAGGAGTAACATACATCTACACTGAGAAAGAAACACATTAATCTACTTCCAATTTCACAAATATAAATGGAATTTTGAAGTTATTCCCCATACACATGCTAAAAGAGTAGAGAGAGATAtattaaatgataaataaaacCTTCTTCTCCATCGTTTTGTACCACTGGAAAAAAAGGAAGTAATAATCTGTAATAAGCTGCATAAAATTATTAACTGCAACATGCTCTcgcattttattttctttgaaattaaCAATATTATTTGCTCCTGCAAATtaatcaaaatcaaattcaaacaaaggaatttctttaattttgataAAAGAATAATTTGTTAATAGAAGAAAAAGGTTTGAAACTTTCAATACCAAAATTTTCATCATTTAGGGACCAGAAATGGGGCAAATAGAACTTGTTAGCATATCTTTCTCGGATGCGTCAGGAACCTGGTCAGTCTATTGCCGagtttcatgctcaggttagtggcatttgggatcaGCTGTCTCAAGCTGACCCTGCTTTTTCTGATGAGCAGTCGATTAAGCTTTTTGCTACATATCGAGATCGTCGTCAGTTCATATATTTTATGATGCATATCcgggatgaatttgagaatactcgagcttctttgttacatcgatctcctcttcctacacttgaggttgtTGCAGAGCTCATTTCTGAGGAGACACGACAACAGACTTGTCGGGTTCATTCTACCGATATGGTCTTGGCTACTGCTCCGTCCAGCTCATCTACTCCTGCTACAGCTGTTGCTTCTTCTAAACCGCGCCGTTTCAATGGCCAatgccactattgtaaggaagacAGCCACCGTATTTccgattgtcctaagaagaaggctAAGGATGCTAGGGATGCTCTTAAGGCTAAGGCatcttactcttccaagcctGTTGCTACTGTCTCCACCAGCTCCTCAGCTTCTGCTTCATCTTCTGCACCTTCTTTGTCGTCTCTTTCTGCAGCTaaccttgaggcaattatcacccaAGTTCTATCCCATACTTCTACTGTCTTATCAGTCTCCACAGATAACtctacaccttggtttattggctctgcctgttgcaatcatatgacctctgattcctctTTAATGACACATAGGAAGTCTTTAAATCCTATTCCCTTAATTTATAGTACTGATGGTTCACATAAgtctgttagtcatcttggtcatgttTCTACTCCTACTTATTCTGTACCTGACAtatatgttgtgcctaacttgtctctaaatctcctttctgttggtcaacttgttgaaagtGGTTTTATCTTAAtcttttctcacaaaggttgtgataTGCGAGATCCAAAGACGGGCCAACTAGTTGGGACTGGGCGTAAAGTTGGTCGCTTTTTCGAGCTCACATCTCTGCATTTGCCTAGTTCGTGTTCTCCTCCGTCTCTTACTGCTGCAGTGTCTTCCGGTGTTTGGCACTCTCGTCTCGTTCATACctctttgtctcatgttcagtatttagcttctagtggttgcttaggaaatgttaaatttgaaccttttgattgtatgccttgtcaacttAGGAAACAGAAAgttttaccttttaatgaaagtaattctttgtcttctgcaccttttgatttggttcattctaATATTTGGGGACCTGCTCCTATCTTTACTAAGGGCGGGTCtcgttactttgtcatttttatcgatgattactctcggtatacatggattatcttttgcatgatcacACTGGGTTACTTAATGCTTTTCGTGACTTTAAGAAGATGATTAAAACTCAGTTTGATCGCACCATTAAAGTCTTTCGGTTCGATAATGCCCTGGAgtatacttctacccctttcattgaagAACTTAAACAGGCCGGCACCTTGTCCCATCAATCCTGTCCATCCACCTCCCAACAGAATGGTCGTGCAGAACGTAAGCATCGTCACATTCTTGACACTATTCGCTCTCAACTTTTCTTTGCATCCCTCCCAGAATCCTTTTGGGGAGAAGCTACTCTTACTGCTGTTTACACTATTAATTGGGTCCCAACCCCTAttctttccaataaatctccataAGAGGTtctctatggaaaggtacctgattattctcctctcaaagtatttggttgtgcttgctttgttttattcccacctcatgaacatacaaaacttaAACCTCGCTCTCATCTCTGTTGCTTTCTgggttatggcattgaacacaagggttatcggtgcTATGACCCCATAGCCAAACATCTTCGAGTCTCTCGGCATGTTCAGTTTTAGGAACACAAAATGTTCATTAGTATCTCTCCACTTTCTTCCGATTGTCCCTCATACTCTCCCATTTTCACTAACCCAGCCATAGATCCCTCTCCCGATTTTTCCTTTAATGCAGGTCATGACAACTCATCAGGTGGTCACTCCACGTCTGCTTCTCCCGAACCTAGACCGTCTGATGATCATGCCATCGCATCCACTCCGCCTAAGTCCTCTAATTTGGATGTCCGTTGTCCTAGTCGGGTAAGGGCACCTCCTCCTCATCTTAGTGATTACCATtgtttttctactcttgactcccttcacGAGCCTCGCAATTATCGCAAAACTTGTTCTGTTCCTGTTTGGCAGCAagctatgtctgaagaacttgacgcacttcacaaaactcatacttgggacctaGTTGACCTGCCTCCTAGAGACTGTAattgggaacaaatgggtgtataaaagGAAAACGAACTCTGACGGCTTTGAAGTAAGACATAAAGCTCGTctagtggcaaagggctttactcaggagtatggcattgattatgaggagacatttgcccaTGTTGCTCGTATTACCTCTGTTCACTCCCTTTTGGCTGTTGTCTCTGCCAGACGATGGcctttatttcagatggatgtcaaaAATGTCTTCTTACATGATGATTtggctgaggaggtatatatgcagccccCTCCAGGGTATCCTCATGCTCCTGGTAAGGTTTGTCGTCTTCGACGTGCCTTaaatgggcttaagcaagctccccgTGCTCACTGCTACTGGCATCACTATTCTACtattttatgttgatgatatgatcattactggtcatgatacttctggtattcatgATCTTAAGCAAATTCTGTGTCaacagtttgagatgaaagatctcaGTTCTCTTAACTACTTGCTCAGCTTGGAAGTGTCTCCTACCTCTAATAGCTACTCTTTGACCCAAGCCAAGTATGCTTCTAATCTTCTCACATGTGCTGGTCTCACAGATTGTAAGATAGCTGATAGTCCGCTGGAGCCCAATATCAAACTCCGTCCTACTGATTGGGAGCTCCTTCCCGATGTCACTCGTTACCGACAGCTTGTtaggagcttgatttatctcactgtcacAAGACCAAACATTGCCTATGCAGTGCACCTAGCCAATTTATGTCGACTCCTCGTTTCGTTCACTACGCAGTTGTTCTTTGcatcttacgatatgtgaagggAACATTATTTCATGGGCCTTTTTTTTCCTCTCACTCATTCTTGATGTTGCAAgtttattctgatgctgattagGCAGAGGACCCTACTGATCGTCGTCTACCActggtttcctttttctacttggtgactctcttatctcttggcaGAGCAAAAAGCAAATTGTTGTTACTCGCTCTAACACTAAGCCTGAGTATCGGGCCCTTACTGATACtacttctgagcttctttggcttcgttGGCTTCTCCAAGACATGGGTGTTCCTTAGCCCGCGAGCACtccgctttattgtgacaatcatagtgctgtCCAGATGGCTCATAACAATGTCTTTCATGAATGCACCAAATACATCGAGATCGACTATCATTTTGCACGTCATCATTTTCAGGAAGCGACACTTCGCCTCTTGTCAGTTCCTTCGACTTATCAGTTGGTTGATATCTTCACAAAGGCTCATCCACCTAGTCGTTATCATGTTTTAATCTACAAACTCCAGTTGACATCttcgataccaccttgagtttgagggggcaTGTTAGCATATCTCCTAATTAAGTTAATTGACCAATCTCCATGATTTAGGCAAATCTCCATGATTTGTGTAATTATTGAGTTACCTTTATGAGTTTGCCTCCTTcacctataaaaggatggcccTTGTATAGTTTCAAATATACAAAGAGAATAATATAGGTTTCTTAGTTTTAACAGAACTATTTGCTCTAGTATAGATTTTTCATCACGCATTACACTTTCTAAATTTTTTTGCTAGTTTTCTTCCGAACCAGAGAGAAGGAAAAACGTAAAAACTGAAACTCATTTTCCCTCCAAATAATATACTCAAGGGGCAGTCGAATAAGGATATATTCTGTGTTTATGTATGAATTAAACAGAACATGCCTTTGCGTGGATTACTagactcatatatattatttaggcGGCAAATATTAGATTCAAAACTTTCATATCTTCGTTTACCTCAGTTTTCACAGCCATCGATCaggaaaaaaatcaaaaaaaaaactttaaaccGCAATCCTTTTCTCGACGACCAAACAAAGAAATAAAGAACAGTCTCCTACTAACCTCCCTGAAATCATACACATCGTTATCGGGATCAGGAGGCTTCCTGATGAAGAAATCACAGTCAAACAAACTAATCTTGTGGAATTCCTCCTCATTAATCTTATAATCCACAACCATATCCGGGTCCCAACCTTGGGTCGACATGAAGCTCTTGCTCTGCACCATCTCGATGTCGTCGAGGGGGGAGGAGGAGGCCAGCGGTTCATAGTCGACGTCGAAGTCCTTCTTGTTGTCGTACTCCACTACCTCATCGTCGTCGTCCATGTCGTAGTCGTCAAGGCCTCCGACATCGACGTCGCCTTCGTCTGACCTGACCCTGAAGTCTCTTCCCCTTGAATTGAGTCTGAGCTGGGTTGGGGCTGGTAGAAATGGGCGCGACGGCGAGCGGAGGAGAGGGGGCGGTGGTGCAGCTGTGGTCAGGAGTTTTGGAGTGGGGAGTGGTGGCGGAGGGAGGAAAATGAGACCGGCTCTCATGGATTATCTTGCTTTCTACCAGTCCCGACGGACGGAGCGCCGGTGACTGAGTGAGTGACGAGAAGTGAGACGCAGTGAGCGCAGAAGCAGTGGCAGAAATATCCATAGAACTTTTGCCTAATAAAAAATAGGTAAAATATCTTACAGCTGTGGGGTCGCATGGGTTTAAATTATCAAGTaaaattatccaaaaaaaaatctTGACATTTAAATttatgagaaaaaaatatatatatatatatatatatatgtatatatatatatatatagctttcgTTGTTGGTCAATGGTCAACTTTCTAATAAAGTAACATTTTAGCCTTTTCCTccaattataataaaataaataaaatataatttcaggttAATTGTTCTAACTAATCTACTTGTTTAAGTTAATCAATTAacaaaaatatcataatataataatattactattctttaaaaaaaaataatcttatattaAGAAAAACCTTTTATTTGGATTTTCATTGTATTTCGATacaatgtaatataaaattatattaaaatttgtcaaaattcaCTGAAATTCAAATTCGATGTTTGAACCCTATGTTATCAAACGAAAcgtaaaaatatattaaaaaaatttaaaatatgataataaaaataaaaaataaaagtaatgaTAGTTatggtgtaattccaagaggaaGATGAATTTGAGATTTAAAATCTAGGTCGCTATTTCCCTAATTTCAAACCATAACCAGTATATTACTacatagggtctttctatacaatctcaaatataaatatcaatatatacaaatatttaaatcatgcacaacattcgcaataaatcaaatataaacatacatgcgatgaaaattaaagagagaagggaaaagaaagcgcaaacataatattttttacgaggtttggctgtACCTGCCTATATCCTCGCCTAAAACCAACCTGCTTGTGGACTCTACTATCCTACTCATTTAATCGAGCAGAGCAAAGTCATTTATAAATCTCCTTACAGGGTAGAGTCCCCCTCTTCGGACGATACCACACGTCTGATACACTCCTTACAGGATGGAACTCTCCTTTTCAAGCGATACACCACACCTGGAACACAGTTCACTACCCGAACCACAGGGATACGAAGATGATAAAAATAATTTGCGTACAAGagaatgcttctcaaaaagcTAATGTGTACAATTTTGAATCCAATACACTCTCATAAGATATGAATTAAAACTCAATAGAGTATGTGTATTTTTGCTCAATAAAACTtgtgcaatctttgaataaaatgtatatgatagatacttcaaagatttaaacccaataaagatttctcccaaaaaaatatttttcaagatgaaTGTAGgagaggttagggtttagtttaaaataatttttgcaataaaaatatgaGTTCTTGAACCTTGCAATGGATATGCTCAAAGTTTCACTAACTACAAAAtggtttctccaaaaaaatatgaatcaagaaaaataagCAGGAGAAACAATAAATATGCtcttaaaaagatttttcaaaacaaGAGAAGAAGAATATAATAGAGTAAATATGctcttatttttgaaaggatgagtgaaaaacaCACTCAAGAATTTAAGCTCAATAAAAGATTTCTCCACCAAGTATTTTCAAGAGAAGGTGTAGGAGAAAACTAGAATTTATGCTGTTCAATATATTTTAACAATaaaagagttaaaaaaaaaaaaaagctttgattttgaaataaaatgccCACAAAAGAAAGAGTATAAATCAATATGCTCAACAACCATTTTAAAAGCAATGGAtaaggtatttatagagtttttcaaaatatgactgTTTTCTGATCATTGGggagtaaaataatattttaatttcaatttttcgACCATTAAGAACTCAAATTTGCCtaaacccgagaggtccagtcatCTAGCACTTGCTCCAGTCGACTGGCCTTAGGCAATTTTCAAAtcaccgaggttcggtcgattggggctCAATATCCGGTTTACTGGAACATCAGGCCGGTCAACTGGGCATCAACAAGTATTTTTGGGTCAGTTAGCTGGGGCTATAAAACAAGTCATTTTGTCTGGCTGGTCAACTGGGCTTATCATGCTCTTAAAGGGCCGGTTGACTGGTGATATTCAATTATGGCCAAAGGTCTGGCCGGTCGGCTGGGGCTTATTAGGCATACACTGGTCGATCGAGTAGGTATATACAAACCTGGCCAATTTGACTGGTTGGTCGACCGGGCTCAatgaaaaactgatttttagcCCTGATTTGTTTTCGAAACCATCTTAAAATCTTTGTATAAGTTTAGCAATTTATgtgaaaggtttttcatgaaaggtaTGGTTCCCTAGGGTCAGTTTATGGTCTATTGAGCATTAGATTATATCATGCAAGATATGCAATATTACAATTAAATCTAAATgtatttacaaataaaaatatatgtcttcttcttctttttctcttcacttttccatggaatatgccaagctGTATGTGCTTTAAGTCCCTTACTGGCTTTCATTTCCCCTTTACCTTATATATGTACTAAATTATGAACCTGATCaaatactaaatgcacacataacaTACAAGTggtttgtcattgtcaaaacgagatcagactcaaaaagtcaataatctcccctttttttatgacgGCGAACATACAAGAGCCAAATGGGTTCAACCTAAGAAAGCTCTcctttacaatatgcataatttaaaaaatgaacaGTATAACTCAAGCATATCAAGAAAGAAGACGTTTTAAGTATCATGCATTAAGTTTTAGCATTAAAACTCAGATGCTTGCAGCTCAGATATTTGtcctataaaaaattttaaatgcagGGAGTATAAAAAGATTAGCAACATTTTGCTcaaacatttctcccccttttggcattagcaaaacaGTAAGTTAAGTATGAAACTATTTGAGCCTTAAAAGAATTTCTTAGCTAAAAGagaaactccccctttttaattCAAAAACTGGGCATAGAAAATAGTTCCATACCAAAAGCACATGTTAAACATTGTCAGACCAAAACtatccacaaaccatttcaattcaaATATTACATAAGACCTGTAAAAATTTGAAGTTCAAAGCATAAGGCTTATGATAGCAggtgtaggtttgagcataaaattgGTCTAACTATTTAGCATGTATTTTTATATGATCAACGAACTAGTCATGCAATGtccttttaaagaattttaatgtttttaaaCTTCATgacacaaaaataaaatgaaaaatagcACATGTCATGAAAGCATTTAGTCATATAGGCAAGAGATCAGATTTGTTTTAGTAAAAATACTTCTTGCCATAaaacatttcattttaaaaaatatttccccTTTTGATAGTTTCAAAAAGTACAGGGGACTATGTTTGccgaaaaagaaactttaacacaTGCAAGCTTCATTTTtctggttaagcatttaagaGCATTCCAAAATATAATCAGAAAAATCAACCACATAGacccaaaaaaatcaaaaaattcaaTGCAGGATCATATGGCTATGAGcaacatattttcatttaaaatttactaTGAGCTAACAAATCATTATGCTTTGAAACACATATGCCACAGTGAGCAATGGATCTAAGCCGAAAGAAGGGTGATCACACTTAGAGTTGACTACCAGCTTAGATGACATAAATTGCTTATACTAAttcaagattaatttcattaagtatgCAACTCAgtatataagcaatcattttttaATCTTTTAGAGCAATTATATTGGATATTGACTAATTCATTTCTATTATGCAACCAATATAATCATTCCCATAGAACGCAAGTGcatcataaaataaatattaaggcatgatatagtgcacataaccaagaacaatccatatctaaacaTGAAGCCATAAAAGCGGgattaatattcaaaaagcaaaACATTATGCATATGAGTCCTCAAGAATCTTAACTTATTCTAAGAATGGAGCTCACGCTCACCTCAATGTTCGCATGCATGCATAGTCAATCAAGGATAAGGTTCAATTGAAAAAGCATTTAACAAACAATTATCCTTCATAATAAGGTCCAACATGCAACTTGTTATAAACATTCAGCACATACTTGCTGCATATTGCATTTCTTTCAGCACTTGATAGTCAATCAAAGTTATACTCAaataatcatgcaatagaagtTATGCAGTTCACACGAGCATGCACAAAGGGCCTGGTTGTTTCTatagcatgcatttcacaaagTCTGCATCATCCATGCGGATGATGTTCCAACcaaaacatgcaacaacctaaatttactaccagcatgcaatactcAAAATTTTGCATCAGTCATGGAGATAGCGTTCTagttcaagcatgcaagtatAGTTAATTAATTCAGTATATTCAGTATGGCCCAATGACAGTTCACGCTATAACAAAAAATTatcatccatcaaagaaatttaacATTTATTAGATTATGGATAGTAAGTTGCAATGTTGTTCTTATAAAGGCATATGGTCATAAAATATGATCATGAGGACATTTATTTTATATAGCCATAAATtataaagagaaatgctccccctcagtaTGCACTTTACTCATCACTATCTTATGCCTTTTTCTTTTCATCCTTCAAATTTTTAGCCAAGTGCCCTAAGTTTTCAATGATTTATGCTTAGCTTTGAATGTTtcggcttagaggaccaaaaagtcacaaggAATATTTCTTCAGGGTCATAAACCTATTATGcctattttcttatgaatcttaacACGTGAGAGGCTCAAATTTGAATGGCTTTCAATTAGTTGTACATAGGtttctttaaaatttatacctTTAAATAGATTAAAACTTATAACAATCTTCTTAGCCATTTAACACCATTCTAAGgaaatgaagctctaaatgatttgaatttttatttgagagcttatgaaagggTTGCacataaatactcttaaaattaattCACTAttgagttcagaagagtatttaggagagattacaagtggacaatattcaaaatatttttgtactaGCGAATATGTCCTAATAGCTTAGACAAAGAGCACTTATGACTATATGAACTTTCTTAAACAATGCCCTTTGGTCGTTTATGATTAACCACAAATGGaaggtatcctttaaatatgatcacaattttgagcaaggatacgaactaatgaaaggatgaatctttaccagatatgatcgtggtttggtagagatttcctatggaggagaaggCTTCAAATTTACATGTTAAGCAGAAAGGGAATGTTTAATTTTGACTCGATGAACagcttgaatcccttagtgaatGTCCCTAATTTGATTATAATAGGATGTCTTTAGATAAGCACTAGCAGAATAGAAATTTATGATGATTAGTGTTTATGGCcagagtgatgactaaattttgatcaaggcttttaGCCTTGGGCCATGGATAGACTACGCTTAACTTTTGGATTTTCATATTCtagtatgagttaagcatttagaaatATTTAACAAGTAAATAATAGTCGTCCATTTGGAAGAGGATTTTACTCtagcatgcttctgagatattATTCAGGACATGATGAATAATTCTATTCATCTCAAAAGTACAAGGTTCCAGATATTTTACTCAGTTAAGCCCTTATCCTTTAATTTGAACATTTTAGAGGAATGAGGTGGATTGTGTGGAGACCAACATCCCATTCAAGCAGAGATTGACACATTCTTTTTCAATTCAAAGTTAGCATGTTATAGCCAATATTTCGATGTTTTAACCAATCAAGATATATGTGTTAAGTGATTAGATTAGACATTTAACTTGTGATTTCATATTGGCTCGATTCTCTAAGATTTTTAGTATAACCATAGTGTATAGTGAAAGCATATACTAAGTTTTGACATTTTAGGCAcacaccacttcccaagcctttagtcatcactaccccttatAACTAagcctaagatctaaggaagaattaaacaATTATGTAATTCCTATTGGAATTCATTCTTCCTTTGGTTTAAAGGGGTTAGCTTTCCTGACTGCCCATATCATTTTCCTATCTTTGCCTCTGACACCTCTAAATAGACAAGAGAATctaatgtgccctttctttttatAGTATAAGCAGGTTGTGTTTTTATGTGAAAGATATTGCTTATTAAAACCTATTTAtacttgatgaggcataaaaGTTGTTATGACCATGGGATTTAAAAGATGAATTCTTTTGGAAAGAAGTATTTCTTCTAACTCTTACGGATTTATTTGAACTATTTTTCTCATTTATAACCTTGGAAATTATTCCAGAATGATTTTCTATTTTTCCCTCCAAGCAAGTGATTTTAATAACCTcctcaatatttttcttttctaggatgacatgatattcttttagacattctaattgttttgccaaccttTTATTTGCATTTTTCAAAAGTGTTTTCTCCTTAGACATCCTAACCAGAAacttatgtattttaaatgaaaCTTTTTTCTAGTTCTCTATACAAGGGTATGCTTTCATCACataattcaacacatgattcatcacagaAATTGTCACAATAATTATCGTATGAATCAATGCATGAATTGTTTAAAAAACTATCACTAAGGCAATgagatgattcatcacatgatataTTGCATGATTCAACATGAGCATCATTAATTGAATCATTAATTAAGGTAGAAGATGAATCTTATACCTCTTCATCGAGTAATGTTATTAGGCCATGATTTACCTATTCTTAACCATTTGAGGTTGAAATATTCGGAGTACTAGACTCctcctgtaacgccccgaccagCCACGTTGGGCTTGGggtgtaagaatccgaaccgtgatatatggattaattatataaaagaagggtaaattgataattgagcagagttcatcaacaaaattcagaggcttgtcgacaaggagaagtcaagagatttcgggaaaccgggaaactcaagctcgtcgacgaggtcaccgtctcATCAATGAGGTGTCTTCAGTGACTCTTCGACGGGGacgccatttcgtcgacgaggatggcCGAGTCAAGGGCAATAAATATCAATTTCCATTACTTtcaagctaagtaatctcaaaatatcatctccctctctctctagaacttgaagatcgctctctctctagatttctttgtcattCGTTGTATGAATGATAAATCCGATGTTACCGTGTAGAGCAGGGCAAGATTCTCTTCGTCAATAGTGGGTCGAAATCTCGTTTTGATTAATTTCGGGTTTTggtccaaaatcaaggtaaggctcggtttctgtttctatttcgaaatatgtgtagtagtacgagttgtaaggaagtatttttcta
The sequence above is a segment of the Malania oleifera isolate guangnan ecotype guangnan chromosome 8, ASM2987363v1, whole genome shotgun sequence genome. Coding sequences within it:
- the LOC131162392 gene encoding PLASTID TRANSCRIPTIONALLY ACTIVE protein 6, chloroplastic isoform X1, which translates into the protein MRAGLIFLPPPPLPTPKLLTTAAPPPPLLRSPSRPFLPAPTQLRLNSRGRDFRVRSDEGDVDVGGLDDYDMDDDDEVVEYDNKKDFDVDYEPLASSSPLDDIEMVQSKSFMSTQGWDPDMVVDYKINEEEFHKISLFDCDFFIRKPPDPDNDVYDFREMYVTPPDTDVYAIPKVLAPMPKKYIRCAMTDYGCYNVTEPPIDAPRDPLYKSERQVWKIFLTKHYRNRRFKDPEFVLDFEEIYVIDSKTKSITRAKILVTVPGGRNRDRKADLLIIRDNGNSFKIIHRSQREDADTIIEKEEWAKSRQEMETHLRKLRDFNISNWF
- the LOC131162392 gene encoding PLASTID TRANSCRIPTIONALLY ACTIVE protein 6, chloroplastic isoform X2, producing the protein MRAGLIFLPPPPLPTPKLLTTAAPPPPLLRSPSRPFLPAPTQLRLNSRGRDFRVRSDEGDVDVGGLDDYDMDDDDEVVEYDNKKDFDVDYEPLASSSPLDDIEMVQSKSFMSTQGWDPDMVVDYKINEEEFHKISLFDCDFFIRKPPDPDNDVYDFREMYVTPPDTDVYAIPKVLAPMPKKYIRCAMTDYGCYNVTEPPIDAPRDPLYKSERQIFLTKHYRNRRFKDPEFVLDFEEIYVIDSKTKSITRAKILVTVPGGRNRDRKADLLIIRDNGNSFKIIHRSQREDADTIIEKEEWAKSRQEMETHLRKLRDFNISNWF